Proteins encoded within one genomic window of Bacteroidales bacterium:
- a CDS encoding DUF1080 domain-containing protein has product MKYFITIILFFATCLAGYSQQGQRRSDNERMKQDGYRPGEDSLLRMNHFMTEIWDPEVPLVQAAQNPGDAPSDAIILFDGTDIHQEWEETAGWGPNSGFKAATWIIENGAMQSTRGSGSLSTKRTFSDFQLHIEWKTPSEITGSGQGRGNSGVYLQGLYELQILDSYKNRTYRNGQAGSLYKQYAPLVNASRKPGEWQSYDIVYTAPRFAADSTSYFAPPRVTVFHNGVLIQNNVALRGPTTYVGIPEYLVRKHGPGRIMLQQHGNPVAFRNIWIREL; this is encoded by the coding sequence ATGAAATACTTCATAACCATCATTCTGTTCTTTGCCACCTGCCTGGCAGGCTATTCCCAGCAGGGACAGAGAAGATCAGACAACGAACGGATGAAACAGGACGGATACAGACCCGGGGAGGATTCACTTCTGAGGATGAACCATTTTATGACAGAAATATGGGATCCGGAAGTCCCCCTTGTTCAGGCGGCTCAAAACCCCGGTGATGCACCCTCGGATGCGATAATTCTGTTTGACGGAACAGACATCCACCAGGAATGGGAAGAGACTGCCGGATGGGGACCCAACAGTGGGTTCAAAGCTGCCACCTGGATCATTGAAAACGGAGCCATGCAATCTACCCGGGGATCAGGATCACTCAGTACCAAAAGAACCTTTAGTGATTTTCAGTTACATATTGAATGGAAAACACCTTCCGAGATTACAGGGAGCGGACAGGGCAGAGGAAACAGCGGTGTCTATCTTCAGGGTTTATATGAACTTCAGATTCTGGATAGTTATAAGAACCGCACCTACCGGAACGGGCAGGCCGGCAGCCTTTATAAACAGTATGCCCCCCTGGTAAATGCAAGCAGAAAACCGGGAGAATGGCAATCCTACGATATTGTGTATACGGCTCCACGCTTCGCTGCGGACAGCACCAGCTATTTTGCTCCTCCCCGGGTTACCGTATTTCATAACGGGGTGCTTATCCAGAACAATGTGGCACTGAGGGGGCCTACTACCTATGTCGGAATTCCCGAATACCTGGTGAGAAAACATGGCCCGGGACGGATTATGTTGCAGCAACACGGGAATCCGGTTGCTTTCCGGAACATCTGGATACGGGAATTGTAG
- a CDS encoding sugar phosphate isomerase/epimerase, which translates to MKNRRTKNLLALSAFGMVLITMIGCSGTTKKTEAESDYAGVQIGVITYSWRSMPSSPEDIIKYCGQTGISSLELMGNIAEEFAGAPAGPEFPPNFREMSEEEREEFRKQMEAYGEEMANWRINEASPEKYRELKAMFDEAGIHIHTVKFSPATWSDAEIDYAFESARILGARAVTNEIGHEAARRLGPFAEKHDMYAVFHNHGQPGDTAFNFEDYLAYSPNNMLNLDVGHYFGATGLHPNELISKLHKRIYSIHLKDKTGKDGYPPDTNARWGQGDTPLGDILKLIEANQWDIYCDIELEYEIPEGSDAVIETGKCVDYARKLLAGPVE; encoded by the coding sequence ATGAAAAATCGCAGAACAAAAAATTTACTTGCATTATCGGCATTTGGCATGGTACTTATCACGATGATAGGATGTTCGGGCACCACCAAAAAGACCGAAGCAGAATCTGATTACGCCGGGGTACAAATCGGTGTAATTACTTATAGCTGGCGCAGCATGCCGAGCAGTCCCGAAGATATCATCAAATACTGCGGGCAGACCGGGATCTCCTCGCTGGAACTGATGGGAAATATAGCGGAAGAGTTTGCTGGTGCGCCGGCCGGACCGGAATTCCCACCGAACTTCAGGGAAATGAGTGAGGAAGAGAGAGAAGAATTCAGGAAACAAATGGAGGCCTATGGAGAGGAAATGGCCAACTGGAGAATCAACGAAGCCTCCCCGGAGAAATACCGGGAGCTGAAAGCCATGTTTGATGAGGCCGGAATCCATATCCACACAGTAAAATTCTCCCCGGCCACCTGGAGCGACGCAGAAATTGACTACGCATTTGAATCTGCCAGGATCCTGGGAGCCAGGGCCGTCACCAATGAAATTGGCCACGAGGCAGCCCGGCGCCTGGGACCCTTCGCAGAAAAACACGATATGTATGCCGTTTTCCACAACCATGGCCAGCCCGGCGATACGGCCTTTAATTTTGAAGATTACCTGGCATACTCCCCCAACAACATGCTGAACCTGGATGTGGGGCATTATTTCGGAGCAACGGGCCTGCATCCCAATGAACTGATCAGTAAGCTGCACAAGCGGATCTACAGCATCCACCTGAAAGACAAAACCGGTAAAGACGGCTATCCGCCCGACACCAATGCCAGGTGGGGACAGGGCGATACTCCCCTTGGAGATATCCTGAAACTGATTGAAGCAAACCAGTGGGATATCTACTGCGATATTGAGCTGGAATATGAGATCCCTGAAGGTTCGGATGCAGTGATTGAAACCGGTAAATGCGTGGACTATGCCCGGAAACTTCTGGCCGGTCCAGTCGAATAG